From Aedes albopictus strain Foshan chromosome 1, AalbF5, whole genome shotgun sequence, one genomic window encodes:
- the LOC134288439 gene encoding uncharacterized protein LOC134288439, giving the protein MNNLSAFYNNTRLIFIISIPRIDNTTYEPLLVSNKTLKLPANVALHNGNKTYFTKEKCRRIGVTKLCSLDKLVDITGDSCYSKLLKGLSGNCTFTKYHQPRAVKRITDNHIVITDVRNMEIDSNCGLTRRNLSGTYLIEFHNCSVMINGTKYSNAESYRMEPALVMSLDGLHINQQTLETQPNIDEIRIRNRHQLETITKHHKIQTYTSLSMSTLCFLLSIFAGLLWIVKRRKQISLYVGSSTESNVNPKDQPSRTEVNPTNRDDSSPKGGVVKIEPSWTFPMKSIAFTPMLMATTTTTTPTTTTAMPARSTSSPQAANISSSASSTQK; this is encoded by the exons ATGAACA ATTTGTCCGCGTTCTATAATAATACAAGATTAATTTTCATTATTTCAATCCCCAGAATAGATAACACAACATACGAACCTCTTTTAGTTTCAAACAAGACTTTAAAACTTCCAGCCAATGTTGCTTTGCATAATGGTAACAAAACCTACTTCACCAAGGAGAAATGCCGAAGGATCGGAGTAACCAAACTCTGCAGTCTCGACAAACTAGTAGACATCACCGGAGACTCGTGTTATTCCAAACTACTGAAAGGGCTATCCGGTAACTGCACCTTCACTAAGTACCACCAACCTCGGGCAGTAAAAAGGATTACAGACAACCACATTGTAATCACAGATGTACGAAACATGGAGATCGATTCGAACTGTGGTTTGACCAGAAGGAATTTATCTGGAACGTATCTAATAGAGTTCCACAACTGTTCTGTTATGATAAACGGTACAAAGTACAGTAATGCCGAGTCATATAGAATGGAACCTGCACTGGTAATGTCATTAGACGGTTTGCACATCAACCAACAGACCCTGGAGACCCAACCAAATATTGATGAAATCCGTATTAGAAATAGGCACCAGCTGGAAACAATAACGAAACATCATAAAATTCAGACATACACTTCGCTAAGTATGTCAACTCTCTGTTTCCTTTTAAGTATTTTTGCAGGCCTTCTATGGATAGTCAAGAGACGAAAACAAATATCTCTTTATGTAGGATCATCCACGGAGTCCAACGTGAACCCGAAGGACCAACCAAGCAGAACCGAGGTCAACCCAACGAATCGGGACGATTCGTCTCCAAAAGGGGGAGTAGTTAAGATCGAACCCTCCTGGACATTCCCCATGAAAAGCATCGCCTTCACACCGATGCTCatggcaacaacaacaacgacaacaccgacgacgacgacggcgatgccaGCCCGTTCAACCTCGAGCCCGCAAGCCGCAAACATCAGCAGTTCTGCCTCTAGCACCCAGAAGTAG